The genomic window CTCATAAGTATGCATGTTGACAGTCCAACTCCCTTGACCAATCGTCTCAAGCCTTGCTGAAGTAGCTACACTGTCAGTACTGAACTGATGTGTTATGTCATGTGATAGTTTACCACCTATGCCTCATGGATACAGGAATATGAAACGTCATCCCAAACCAGTTAAGTTTAGCTTGCCgaagacctacatgtagtctttCACTGGTTGTGTCAGAGAATACAGATGCTATGTGCAGTATGTACAGGTTCTTTGTACTGGAGAAAGTCCCAACACTGAACAGTGGAACCTAAGGTCCTATcccaaggactgcaacccttagCATGCAGTGGCGTGGATGTCAGGTGAGTGACAACTATTCAAACTCCTcaggtccagaggcagggtcagtAATCACTGGACAACACACGCAATGCTGGTTAAATAAGGGAAGCCACAGAGAGTCCATAAGTCATCAAGAACCTGATGCTTTATTGGAATGACTCGAGGCCATCAAACAAATCTCCATTCGCATCTATAAAAAGTGATTAGATGACACAGGTTCATTTTGTACATAGAtttcttagaatatttcaaGAGAAATCTTCATAATCTTAATTGTCCTGTAGTAGCAATATCAATATTGTAATATTTGAAGTAGAAAATAGGTAGTTATGGAATATTGTCATTGTAATACATGAAGAACTATTACATGCACTAATCAGAGCAAACCCCAGCATGGTGGATGACATTTTGCCAGTTGTCACCTGCATCATGGCGGAAAGCAGCCTATTTGGAAGAGACATTGAGACAATACCTACATTCTCAACTCTGCAAAGTCTATGTTTTTACCCATGTCTGTCCTTTGGTGGTTTGCCAATATTGTATGACAACTCAAGATGTTATGACAAAAATTTTGAGACcttttgttttcgttttttcttAACCGAATGCATAATGCCTACATTTTGGGAAACATCTCAATCCAGTTCAAAGGATTCTTCAGAATATTATGACATAGGGATAAAACTTATGTCGTTAAGCACTAACCCACCAGAGGGTGCTTTTCTCAAGACCTGTTTAGATATGTGGGAGAACTATGGGCATAAGTGTCAAGTTCAAAAGTCTTAATCAATGGGTGTAAATGGGAATATTGTATCTTCCAAGGATACACATTTTTGGACAAGACAACATGACAACTGCAGACATAAATGTCCCATCCTTGAAGTCCAAATACTTTGACATTGGACAAGTATGAAGTGTAATGTTTTGCAGTACTGTTGCAAGCAGACAGGGGGAGATGGTGAACAAGCACATTGGTATGTGTAAAATTTGATGACAAAAATGCCAAGTCCAAAAACAAGGTATCAAATCTTGGGAAATGGATCACAGGGTATTTTTTCTTCCCTCATTCAGATCACAAATAGACCTGAATTTTTTCCTATCCTAACCTGAAATAATCATTCAGGAACCTTGAAACTTTCTGTCTAAATATTGATTTATATCCGCATCTAGGAGTCCCTAAAAGATGGAAGGAGAGCTAGTAGAGACCTAcagcctacatgtatgacacaaTGTACAGGGTAATGAAATGACGGCCCCCACCCCGTGACTAGCCTATGAGTAACCCGAAGCCGAAGCGAGCCTGGTTCTTCGTGTGGTTGAGCATGCCGCTGAGCATGAAGGTGAAGGGGAGGGGTTGGAGCTTCTTCTCCAGGACGGCTGCTACTGTCCAGTTACTGTCCAACATTCCTGGGAGGAAAGAAACAAAGCTAGGTTAAGGCCTGATTCACACACAAGTACTCGGAATCGACTTGGGGCTGTGTGtaaggagctttgggctgctaaGTGGAGTTTTCCACCTAGAAAAcactacttgagtggcctagggttctgcttgcacagtcctgagtcgatcGACTCCAAGTCAACTCAAAATtgcgtgtgtaaatcgggccatagAGAGAGTAGTACAGAAGGTTGGACCAAATTTCTGGTCTTCTTCAAGATAACTGACAAGATTGCTCAGAACACAAGACATTACAGAACTGTGACAATGGAGGACGTTCCCCTCTCCCGGGTCAGCAACAGTTGGTATTGTTTGTTACCAACATAGATTAGCTTTTATGCTATCAGCATTTTACACACATCACAAGTCTAGATACATTTATACCAATCAGCATTCAGTATGCATTCCTGTACACATTCTGCTACCAATCAGCACTCAGGAGATAACACATGATGGGCAGCTATGATCACTTATGGCTTACTGGATATGCTGGCACCAATCAGAATTCAGCACATATCAATTGATACCCCCAAGCTACCAATCAGCATTCATAACACAAAACATGATACACAAATGACCACCTGTCTGGATTCAGAACACTTTGCTCcacgaacatacatgtactggcaCAAACCCTACATTTACAATGCAAAACATGATACAAACAGTAACCAATCAGCATTCAGCACACAATACTCCATGCACACACTGTAACCACTCACTGTCTCAGCATTCAAAAAACATTCCATCTCTAATGATGCAAGTCTTTGTAGCAGATGATATTCaagtcaaatttcatgttgcatccATAGCAGAACATAAGACTTTGCTTTCTTGACTGCCTGTTCTGAACATACAGTACTACAGCTGTAAATGTCTGAACAAGCAGGTTTCTTGAGAATCATATACCTGTCCTGGACAGTAgtcagcagggctgtctccaggacccgtccttccgtcccaagaccgaaatttgcttcttgggacagaaaaaattcaaccctttccatcgcaaaaatatcaatttcatggattaaaactggtgaaaaaatattttttgagcttaaaatgacagattcaggaatgaaaaaaaaaaatcagctcccaaacaatgagtgggatggaaaaaaaaaaaaagctggagacagccctggtagtCAGTGTGTGTTTCTGTACACAATAGAACTAAGAACTTGAATGTGAGCTGTCAAGGCCTAGCACTACCGTGTCCTGAGCAGCATGACTCTTTGCTTACCTCTGAAGACCATATTTGCCTTTGGTACATCCAGCTGGTACCCCAGACTGACTGCACTCTCCTGCGCCCTGAGGTTTGCCTCAAACTCCACACCAACCTGCACATACTCGTTACCTGGAACACAAGGTAAAAGGGTTAagtagtcatcctcaattggggtgaagcatgatgctttttcaagtaactAGTGATTGTGCATTGTGGcatcgccacggctcgcgtttttggccaagcacactgggtcacccctactcttctcggtaagtgtgttgggctcttttacgtgcagagtgacccttgaggcttatgcccaaagctccctcatatacgGGGCTgctggctttacatcaccattcgaaatgacaaatgcaatcccttactcCGAGCTGGAGTTGACCCTAGGATCCAACTTGGGTCccaggatccacagaatttggtCCAGATGGCGAAGTAACCGGGTTGCATTACGACACAAATAAATATACATTTGCTCAAATTTCCCCAGCAAGCCAACAAATTAAGATTTTACACCTAATAGCACAGTAGGCTTgaaattgtgaccgtagcaaaatgaaatgaaatgaaatgacagCAACATTAAAAGCCCAAATGAAATTTTTCCCTTTGATACATGTTCATGGGTACATACGTCACATACTGAAAGTTTTGCactaaaatatttaaaaaatgcttTTGAGATTGCCTCATATCAAGATACCTTTATGATAGTAGCTTGCATGGCACCCAGCTCCACCCAGGTTACCTGTGGCTATCCAGTTATCACCTGTGGAGAGAGGGGGAAACAACTTTTACAATGCAGATAATAGTTTAGCACTGATCTAAACATGAAACATGAAATTACCTGGCAATTTTGACCATTGCTGACATCACTAAAGTAAACTAGAAACTTGTCCAATTCCAAATTACACAAGGAAAGTTTTCATAAAGGCCTCTGTTGGAAAGATCTAACATCAACACATCAGTACAAAAGAGTTACATCTTTCGTCAGTGGGTTCTATTACAAGAATCATTACTTTACAGatattgctgtacatgtatttctacaaGCATGGGTGCTGTGAGTTACTCAGTATATTCCTGTGTGGATAAAAACATTACCTCCGAGATAAATAAACACACCAGGTGGTATAGACAACAGTTGTTTTTTTCCCAGGAGACTGTAGAAAATCTTCGTGTGAATTGACACTCAATGAAACATACATTTTTCAGTTTAGGTGATGCAGGAATTTTTGATTATGTCAAAAGGCTACATGTGGTGTTATTTCTACCCTTAAGGTTATAAATCCTCCACCAAACACACAACATGATCACACTATTATACCTGTGTATCTgcctgctacagtaacaatggCAGCCTCTTGGCCCTGGGTGTGGTGATACAGCAGCTCTGCGCCCAGCGCTAACCTCTTGGTTATCCGCTGTAAATAGTGTGCCACCATGATACCGCTCTCGTTCACAAAGTCGGGATTTCCCAACGTTACACTTGCCGTGTAGTCGTCCCCTCTGTAGTCTGCGTCCAGCTGGACCATGGCCCACTTGGACTGTTGTGTCTGTGGAATGTTGAACAAGCCACCGTTCAGTTAAAATATACTGCAGCTCAATCAATTTGTAAAAAACATCACCTTAGTTTCTCACTTTCAATCAATTTGTACAAAACACCACCTTAGTTTCTCACTTTCTGCTTAATAAAAAGGCAGGGACATACATGCAATACAATACATCATGGAATAGGGTGAAGGAAAAACTAGCAGGCAATTTGTACTCACCTGGACCACAGCTTTTGTGCGAATTCTATTTGTGAGCTGATGTATCATTTGGGCATTTAAACTACCAGAGGTGTCTATATCTCCCAGAAGGACAGGGTATGCCTGGAAAAAAGACAAACCATTGTTAGAGATATCTTATTTCTTAACGATAGAATAATATAGAACACTACTGGTTATACAACAtcatttgaaatctttattacCATAGAACAATTCCTAgatgaaaatctaaaaaaaacatccaTCCATCTTTGACATGGAAAGATAAGCACTGTACTTCCATGCTCTGCCAGATGTTAAATGTAACTGTGGCAAAAATTCTTCATTGTATGAGT from Branchiostoma lanceolatum isolate klBraLanc5 chromosome 4, klBraLanc5.hap2, whole genome shotgun sequence includes these protein-coding regions:
- the LOC136433103 gene encoding mitochondrial import receptor subunit TOM40 homolog, with translation MGNVLAAGPGPTVGQGVPNLGAFPPPPPPTSAQFAAAGSPAPGQPEQKTDDKITNPGTFDELHKKCKEVFPNPMEGCKLVVNKGISNHFQVNHTISLCAFGPSSYHFGATYVGTKQMSPSEAYPVLLGDIDTSGSLNAQMIHQLTNRIRTKAVVQTQQSKWAMVQLDADYRGDDYTASVTLGNPDFVNESGIMVAHYLQRITKRLALGAELLYHHTQGQEAAIVTVAGRYTGDNWIATGNLGGAGCHASYYHKGNEYVQVGVEFEANLRAQESAVSLGYQLDVPKANMVFRGMLDSNWTVAAVLEKKLQPLPFTFMLSGMLNHTKNQARFGFGLLIG